Proteins encoded within one genomic window of Arachis ipaensis cultivar K30076 chromosome B08, Araip1.1, whole genome shotgun sequence:
- the LOC107613234 gene encoding putative pentatricopeptide repeat-containing protein At3g15200 has product MPYMFWQLCRWELKILFYPATATLLRTPTTCFLHSLSDPPHWKPPSPPPPIVYLQNLLKFRRDKPAIEVERALDLCGFQLSDKLVFEVLKRHHSDWRPALVFFNWACKASPERNGYVPSSVVFNEIVDILGKMKRFEELYQVLDEMSHRQGVMNELVFSTLIRRYVGAHKVEEAVGIFYRRKEFGLEIDSKAFRTLLMWLCRYKHVEDAETLFRSKVNELPPDIKSWNVILHGWCILGNTHEAKRLWKDILASKCKPDLFTYATFIKAMTKKGKLGTALRLFHGMWDKGCKPDVVICNCIVDALCFKKRVPEALEVFKCMSERGVEPNVATYNSLIKHMCKIRRMQKVYELVSDMERREGNCLPNAVTYSYLLGSLKEPKEVPVILERMERNGCSMNDDVYNLVLRLYMEWDDQDGVRRTWEEMERNGWGLDRRSYTILIHGHLKSGRTKDALRYFREMVSKGMEPEPRTEKLLSSMNIQSKERTEKQKG; this is encoded by the exons ATGCCGTACATGTTCTGGCAACTCTGCCGGTGGGAACTCAAAATCCTATTCTACCCTGCCACAGCCACTCTCCTTCGAACTCCAACCACATGCTTCCTGCATTCCCTTTCGGACCCACCCCACTGGaaaccaccatcaccaccaccgccAATCGTTTATCTTCAGAATCTCCTCAAGTTCCGGAGGGACAAGCCCGCCATCGAAGTGGAGCGAGCACTCGACCTATGTGGGTTCCAGCTTAGCGACAAACTCGTCTTCGAAGTGCTTAAACGGCATCATTCTGATTGGAGGCCCGCCCTCGTGTTCTTTAATTGGGCTTGTAAAGCGAGTCCCGAGCGAAATGGGTATGTGCCAAGTTCCGTCGTTTTCAATGAGATTGTGGATATTCTCGGGAAGATGAAGCGGTTTGAGGAGCTCTACCAGGTGCTCGATGAAATGTCCCATAGACAGGGTGTCATGAATGAGTTGGTTTTTTCCACATTGATTCGTAG GTATGTGGGTGCACATAAGGTGGAGGAAGCTGTTGGAATATTCTATAGGAGGAAAGAGTTTGGATTGGAGATTGATTCTAAAGCATTTAGGACCCTCTTGATGTGGTTGTGCAGGTACAAGCATGTAGAAGATGCAGAAACTTTGTTTCGCAGCAAGGTGAATGAGCTTCCACCTGATATAAAGTCCTGGAACGTGATCCTCCATGGTTGGTGCATCTTAGGGAACACACATGAGGCAAAGAGGTTGTGGAAAGACATATTGGCATCTAAGTGCAAGCCAGATCTTTTCACTTATGCAACATTTATCAAGGCAATGACCAAGAAGGGGAAGCTTGGCACTGCACTGAGGTTGTTCCATGGCATGTGGGATAAAGGTTGCAAGCCCGATGTTGTGATATGCAACTGTATTGTTGATGCTCTTTGTTTCAAAAAGAGGGTTCCTGAGGCATTGGAAGTTTTCAAGTGCATGAGCGAAAGGGGTGTTGAACCTAATGTGGCTACTTACAACTCCTTGATCAAACACATGTGTAAGATTCGGCGAATGCAGAAGGTATATGAGCTAGTGAGTGATATGGAAAGGAGGGAGGGGAATTGTTTGCCTAATGCTGTTACTTATAGCTACTTGCTGGGTTCCTTGAAGGAGCCGAAGGAAGTTCCTGTGATTTTGGAGAGGATGGAGAGAAATGGGTGTAGCATGAATGATGATGTTTACAACTTGGTTTTGAGGTTGTACATGGAATGGGATGACCAGGATGGGGTGAGAAGAACATGGGAAGAGATGGAAAGGAATGGATGGGGACTAGATAGGCGATCTTATACAATCCTGATTCATGGGCACCTCAAAAGTGGGAGGACGAAGGATGCCTTGCGCTATTTTAGGGAGATGGTGTCTAAGGGAATGGAGCCTGAGCCAAGAACTGAGAAACTATTGAGTTCCATGAACATTCAGTCAAAAGAAagaacagaaaaacaaaaaggatgA